The region TTTTAAGTTTGGTATTTATAATTTCATCATACCAAAAATTCACAGAATGAAAACAAAATAATTTAAAATAAAAACAGGCACAATAAAAATGTAAGTTTTATTGTGCCTGTTTTTATTTTAAATTATGGAGGTAAAAAATGAAAAATAAAAAGTATATGTTTAGAAATAATGTTATTTTAGTTTTTGAATTTGTATTCCTCATAAATATGATTAATGGAAATGATTTTTTTTGCACTAATAAATTAAAGTTTAATAATAATGGTAAGTTTAAGATAGTACAATTTACTGATTTGCATCAAACGGACTGCATAAATTTAAAGACAGTAGCTTTTATGGAAAGAGTTCTTGATTATGAAAAGCCTGATTTTGTTGTATTAACAGGAGATAACATAGATGGACGATATTGCATGAGTATGACTTATGAGGGTGCAATTAAAAGTATAGCGGAACCTATGGAAAAAAGAAAAATTCCTTGGACAGTAGTACTTGGAAATCATGATACTGAAGCTATTAATGTTGAAAGAAAAACCATGATAAAAAAGTATATGAAGTATAAATATAATATGAATAAAATAAATGATGATAACTGTGCTTTTAACCTGATCGTTAACGATTCAAAAAATAAAGCACCTATTTTTAATATGTATATGATGGATTCAGGAAGTTATGACAATAAAGGAGGCTATGGATGTATTAAACCTTCCGAAGTTCAATGGTACAGAAAGACATCATCAGAAATAAAAAATAAATATGGACATTTAATTCCAGCAGTTATGTTTTTTCACATACCATTATCGCAGTATTGTAAAGCATGGAATAATCAAAAAATAGACGGTGAAAAAAATGAATCAATATGTTCCCAAAGTAGTGATAGTGGACTTTTTAAAGCCATAATTAATGGAGGAGATGTTAAAGCTATATTTGTAGGGCATGATCATACTAATGATTATATAGGAAAAAGTGATGGAATAATTATGGGATATGGAAGATGCAGTGGGTATGATGCATATGCACAATCAGGTTATAGAAGAGGGGCAAGAGTTTTCTTTATAGATGAAGATAACGTAACTAAATTTAAATCGTGGGAAAGGTTAGAAGAAAATTAAAATAAATATTTAGAGAATTTTTTTAAATGACATATAAATACTAATGTAAGTAAATTTTATTTGCTGGTAAGTATAAGTTCTTATTGGCGACATATATGATTTTGGTTTATACCGACAAGCTGTTTGCAATCTTTAATTGCAGCCAGCTTTAATTTTTTGTGTTTAAGGGGGAATAGTTAAATGAAAAGTTGTAATGAATTATTATGTAGAAAGGAAGATGATTTTTATTTCAGTTTTAATGTGGACAACCATGGTATTGTAAAGTGTGTTTCTGAAATTTTATTTAACATGATTAAGGAGAAAAGAGAAGTAGTAATTTTGTGTTTAGGTGTAGATTCTTTAATAGGAGATTCTTTAGGACCATTAGCAGGAAGTATACTTAAAAAAAATGGTATTGATAATGTATATGGTACTTTAGATAAAACAGTTAATACTCATAATGTTTTACAAGTATTAAGCGAAATCTATGGTGAATTTCAAAATCCATATATTATAGTTGTTGATGCGGCTATAACAGCAAGTGATTATAGTAGTGATATTGTTTTAAAGAATAGAGGATTTGAACCTGGCGAATGCCTTCATAGTAGATTACCTAAAATTGGTGATGTTTCTTTAGTTGGTGTTGTAAACCATGAAGACGAATATGAGAACAATTTTATAAGTCTATTAAAGCACTGTGATTTTGAAATAGTTCGGAAAATGGCTAAGGTGATTTCAAAAATATTAATTTTAACATTTGAAAAATTAAAAAACAAGGAGAATTATTAAAATGGAAAAGAATAAATATTTACAAAAATATTATTATGAAATAGGAATAGAAAAAGAGTTTTCAAAACTTTTATGCAATATGACACAACAAGATAGAGATGTGATTTTGCTGTGTATAGGAAATCCGACTATAAATGGTGATATACTTGCACCACTTGTAGGGACATTATTAGAAGAAAAAGGACTTAATAACATCTATGGAACCATAAAAAAGCCTATAGATAGAAATAATATAAAGATTGCTTATAATTATATACTTAATAAATATAAAGCTCCATATGTAATTGTAATTGGGACATCATTTCCTTTAGATTTTCATGATGATAAGGAAGTCATAATATTGAGTGATACACCATATGAATTATGGACCTCATATGGTAATTTGAAATTTGGAAATGTTAGTTTTAAGGCGATTTTTAATTTACTAGATGATTATTGTGGAATAGATATTATAAAAGAAGTTGGATTAGGGATGATATATAAGTATGCAAGAGTTATTTTTAAATCTATAGAATTATATTTACATAATCAATATTATGTAAAGTAAAATAAAAAGTAAACTTAAACCTCAAATCAAATATAACTTAATATACATTTTAATATTATAATAAAAGTTTCTAGGAACTGCATATCATTAATGATGTGCAGTTCTTTTGTGATATAATAAATTTAGAAATTACAGGGAGGTAATAAAAATGTTAGATATAAATAGCTGTACAGTTTTAAACAATGGAGTTAAGATGCCTTGGCTCGGATTTGGAACTTATAAAATAGAATATAAGGATACTTCAACTCAATATATTAAAATGGCATTAGAAGCTGGATATAGACATATTGATACTGCTGCTGTGTATGGAAATGAGCCTATTGTTGGAAAAGCTTTAAACGAATATGGTATTCCAAGAGATAAAGTTTTCATAACTAGTAAGGTTTGGAACAATAAACATGGATATGATAAGACTTTAAAAGCATTTCAGGACACTTTAAGAAGGCTTGATACTGATTATTTAGATCTTTATTTAATTCATTGGCCTAAAAAATTAAATAAGGATACATGGAGAGCCATGGAAAAATTATATAAGGACGGATACATTAGAGCAATAGGAGTAAGTAATTTTAAAATTCACCATCTTGAAGAAATAATGGAGGATAGTGAAATAGTACCAATGGTTAACCAAGTTGAATATCATCCTGAGTTTCCACAAACTGAGCTGCATGATTTTTGCAAGAAGAATAACATACAACTTGAAGCATGGGGACCTTTGATGCAGGGAAAAATATTTGAGATACCTTTAATGAAATCTCTTTCAGAAAAATACGGAAAAACTATATCACAAATTGCACTTAGATGGGACTTACAGATGAATGTAGTTACAATACCAAAGTCAATAAATGAAAATAGAATAAAAGAAAACTCTAACATATATGATTTTGAGATATCCAAGGAAGATATGAAAAAGATAGAAAGTCTTAATACAGGGGAAAGAATAGGGCATGATCCAGATACTATAACATTCTAATAATGTGTATAAAAAAAAGTTCCCGAAGGAACCTAAATAATAATAAAGTAAGTAAATAACTATTCAATAAAATTTTATATTATATTAAAAAAAAAATCAAATGAATGTTTAGGCTTATATGTAAAAATGTGTGAATATATTTTAAATTTTTTGTGTTTATTTAGTTAAATATTATAGTTATTTAAAACTTTATAATGAATTGTACTTATGAGAGTTTCTCTTTTTTAAATAATATTTTAAATCAATCTGGGTATACTATGACTGATTTAAAGATTTGTAAATAAAAAGGAGAGATGTTTAAATGGGAGAAAGTCATAATGAAGATCATAAAGGAGATGTACGTAGTAATAATAACAATAGTCTCATGCGATGGTTAGGAAGATTGGCTCTTTTTGCAATAGTTTTAGCAATAACATCCTTTTTTACACCGGGTTTTTCAATAAGAGGCTTTTGGACATTTATATTAGCAGCAATCGTAATAACTGCATTAGATTATTTGGTAGAATCTTTTATGAAGGTTGATGCTTCACCATTTGGTAAAGGGTTTAAGGGATTTATTATTTCAGTTATAATAATATACCTTGCTCAATTCTTAGTACCTAATATGCATGTTTCAATAATAGGAGCTGTATTAGCAGCTATAGTTATAGGTGTAATAGATGCTATAATACCAACGAGGACTATGTAACGATTAAAGTTTTTTAGCGGCGCTTTTTTCGCCGCTAAAATTTTATCATTATTTGTAAAGCATTATTTCACCAATTGAGTATTGAAAATATTAGTTAAATTTAAAGAAGAAATTCTTTTTTCAATTTTTTCTCTATCTATTGTATATAGCCCCATTTCCTTCATTCTCGCAAAGTATTCCGCCCCAGCAAAAGTATATCTATTTCTACGGCCTTTTGTTGTACTCAATTTATAATTAGCATAAGAAATAATGTCTCCTATAGCAGTCTCATTAGGGAGTATTAAAGGTGGCATATTTAAAAATTTTCTTACAGCGTTATTACCGGCAAGACTTCCAGTACAGATAGCTTCAGTATGACCTACAAACAAGCCACTCTTCTCTCCGCCGCAAAATAAATTATCAATACCCTTTACTTTCATATCGTTTGTTCTTGGAGCTACAGATAAATATCTTATGGAATTTCCTTTGCCTCCTGCATATGGATCTACAAATTTTGCATTTTCTAGTCCTTTAATTTTTCTTAATTTTTCAAGGGGGTAGAAGCATGTCATTAGCTTTGCATGTGCGAGGTGAACCAAACTGCGGTGTGTTTTTGTCTAAGCCTACATTTTCAAATTCCAATATTTTACTCTTTTTATCAGATCCAATAAAGTTGATTATGACTTTTTCCTTGTCTTTGTTAGAATTTCCAAACCAATAAATATTATCTATTAATGCATTTATAATAATTTTTTTCTTTTCGTGTGGCAGTGTATCGATTATATTACAGTCATTTAATATATTTTCTATTATATTTAAATTTAGTTTAGCTGTTTTAGATTCTGAATGATTAAATCTAATATTAGTTAATTTATTTTCTATTTCAGTACATTCTTTTTTTATAGTCTTAATTTTATCAATAATTATGTTTTCAATTCCTGTGCCATTTGCAAGTGCATTTGTTAGTCTATCAATTTGCTTTTCCTTATTTGAAAGTACTGCATTTAATTCTAATTTTATATCTGATTCACTATTTTTCATCTGAGAACAATATTTTTGATTGAGATTATTTATGAATTTTTTCTTAGATTTAGATAGTTTCTTTAAACTAAGAATCACTAAATAATCTATTTTATCAACTCTAACATTTGTATTTTTACAAAGTTTTTTGTGTGATTTTTGCTTCAAAGAACAAACATAATAAAATAATTTTTTGCCTGATTTAGAAACTTTGCCGTGTTGGACTACCATGTATTTTTTGCAATAACCGCATTTTATTTTACCAGTTAATAAAGCATTATTTGTTTTACCTAATCTAGGGAAGGTATTTCTATTTTTATCAAACTGTTTTTGAACATTAAGCCAAAGCTCTGGATCAATGAAACCTTTAATTTTTCCTACGGCAGCAAAGCGTTCATTTTTAGGATTTTTGATTTTAATATGTTTCCCATTTCTTACAACTTGCTTGGTTTTATTATATGTGAGAAGCGAATGAATGCCATCAGCTTCACCGTAAACTTTCCAATCATTAGCCCTTAAATAGTCTATAATATCATTATTTGCCTTTACGTAGACAGGATTTTGAAGTATAAGTTTTAAACTTGATTTTTCAAACATGATATCATTTTTAGAGGTTAACTGATTTTCTGTAATATATACTTCTAATTTGTGTAGACTTCCAAGCTCTAAATATTTTTGATATAAAAATTTTACAAATTCACTCTCGTTTTTATTTATTTCAAGGGTGTGTACTTCACGTGTAAGTCCTCTATTATCAATATAAGTTTTACTTTTAGAACTAAATCCAAATGGGATTTTTCCGCCGGTCCAGCGCCCATTTTTGGCCATCTCAATCATATTATCTTTTACACGCTCTGCTATAGTCTCGCGCTCAAGTTGAGCAAATACGGAAGCTATATAAATCATTGCTTTTCCAATAGGAGTTGAAGTATCAAATTGTTCTTTAATACTTATAAAGCTAACCTTATGTTCCTGCAATATTTCAAGTGTACTAGAAAAATCAGCTACATTTCTGCTTATTCTATCTAATCTATAACATACTAGAATATCAAATTTATTTAGTTTTATGTCTTTAATCATTTTTTGAAATTTAGGTCTGTTTATTGTCCCTCCTGAAAAGCCTTCATCCTCGTAGATAGTAAACTCTATGTTATCTTTGTGTTTATTATTATTTATATAATCTTTACACATTTCAATTTGATTTTCTATAGAATCTCCTTTACCGGTAAATTTACTTTTTCTACTATATATTGCTACTCTCATTTAGCTGCCCCCAGCAAGATATAAATAATGTTTACTATTTATTTTATTTATAAATTATCTAAATATATGATTATGTATTGAAATAATGGTAGCAATTTTTTTTATGATACATAACATAAAGTAGATAACTATATGGAGGATTATGTATGAAGGTTGTTATGGTATTACCCCAAAACATAAAAATGCTTGAGGATAAATATACTGAGGTGCTTGCATATGCTACTGCTGATACCTTGACTCATGATGAACTGGGATATTTGATTAAGAAATTAGAAGAGAAAAATAAAAAGTAATCACTATAGTACATGATAAATGTAAAAAACTATTTACATTTTTTCTGACGAGTACTAGAATAAATAATGTAAAGAAGTTTTTACATTTATATTTCTTTAAGAATTAAAATGGAGATGGTTACTATGAGGAAAATGGATGAAATGGAAATGAGCATTAGCTTAAAATCAATAAAATCAGCATGGACTTATACAATATTATTTTTAACAGTTTGGCTTATATATAACGTTATTCATGCAGGAAACATTGGAATGGCGGGGTTTTTATTGATAACACAAAATCTTGTTATGATATTGGTGCAGTTTTTTTTGAAATGGAAGCTTGGTAGATATGAAAAATAATATAAGAATTTTAAGGAAACAACTTGGACTCAGACAGGAAGATGTAGCCAATACTTTGAAGGTAACAAGACAAACTATAAATGCTATTGAGAATAATAAGTACAATCCAACACTGGAGCTGGCAATGAAACTGGCTAGATTGTTACATACTACGGTAGATGAATTATTTATACTTGATGAGTAAAGTGATTTTTATATGTCGTAGTTTTCAGAGGAATTTATGGTATTTTGAGTGCGAAAACAATATAAAAAGAAGCCTTTGTTTTTTGTGTGTGAGTTTTTAATTACGTAATGTACTTATTTGCGTAAGGCATTACTATTTTTTTTTGAGTTTTTTTGAACTGTCATCAGTAGTAATAGACAGCTCATTTGTGTTATTTAAGTTAATCTTATATGTTAGAGTGGATTTTCCTTTGAGATACACTAAATAAGTACATATTTATATAATTATTTACAATTTTATTGAATAATTATGGACATTTTGTTAATATAATAGTGGACAAAAAAGGAGATGTTTTAATTGAAAAAAGTAATAGGTATAGTTAGTATTGTTTTATTTGCATTAATTTCATTTCAAAGTTGTGCTGCCGGAGTAGGAAATGCTTTGGAAAATAATAAAACTGCAAGTGGCTCAGCAGGCTTTATTCTCGCAGTATGTATGTTAATTGCAGGTATAATTGCAATAGTATCAAAATATAGCAAAGGTATGACTATTACATCTATAGTATTTTATGCTATTGGTGGTTTGATTGGAATTTGCAATATAGGTATTTTTAAGGATTTACAGATATGGTCTATATTAAGCTTTATATTTGCAGCACTATTAATATTCCATATAGTTAAAAATAAAGAACTATATAATGGTACAAAATAAGAAAGGGAGCATTATTGCTCCTTTTATTTTTTGACACAAATACGTAGCGAGGTATGCAATCTATGATTGGAAACTAAGTGGCATAATATAAGAAAAATATATTGGGGGGAGGATTCTAATTGGAAAAAATAATTTTAATAATAGTTGTCATCTTAATTGTATTAAAAGTTTGTATTGCAATATTTAGAGCCATAGGGGTAATTGGATGCATTGCCTTAGTACTTGCCATAGTTATTGCCTTAAATATGTTATATAGATATCTCAAAAAATTATCTGAACGAGAAAGTATATATGAAATTGCTAATGAAGAAATAACACATATAATAAATGACTATAAAGAATCTGATAGATTTTTTGAAAGAAATTTAAAAATGAATTTAGATGAAGAACTACTATTTATATATAATATACAGCAATTTTTAAAATCTAAGAAGCAGGATTCTACTTTTAAATTTTTAAATGATGAAATCACTTTAAATATGGTAAATAGGAGTGAAGAAAGCGCAGAAATACTTGTTAACTCTAAACATAATTATACGCATGCAAAACGTTATCCTGTATCTATAAAGAAAATTGATAAATAAACAGAAAATAATAGTATAGGATTAAAAAAGGAAAGGAGAATTACTACTTCTTTTCTAAATACTTTTTTAAAGGTTGCAGTTTGGAACACCTTGCATGTCCTGTATCCAATAGTATTACATTTTCCGCAAATTCCTTAAGGGCATACTGCTGGCATACTTTGAGTTTTAATTTATCAAGATTTATATCCTCAGGTGGGACAGTTAGTATAACGACACCTTTTTCATCTAATTGTTTTACTATTTCGTCTGATAAGGTCTCTTTTGCAAGCTTGCAGGAACCACTGAAAGCACCTGGCATATCTGCTTCTCTTTCACCTCTTAAATCATCAACGCCAGCTCTTTGACTTATGCTTACTCTAGGACCAAAAGAAGGGCAGCGTAGTACGCACATAGAACATCCATTTCCGTACCTTAAACAA is a window of Clostridium pasteurianum DNA encoding:
- a CDS encoding metallophosphoesterase family protein yields the protein MKNKKYMFRNNVILVFEFVFLINMINGNDFFCTNKLKFNNNGKFKIVQFTDLHQTDCINLKTVAFMERVLDYEKPDFVVLTGDNIDGRYCMSMTYEGAIKSIAEPMEKRKIPWTVVLGNHDTEAINVERKTMIKKYMKYKYNMNKINDDNCAFNLIVNDSKNKAPIFNMYMMDSGSYDNKGGYGCIKPSEVQWYRKTSSEIKNKYGHLIPAVMFFHIPLSQYCKAWNNQKIDGEKNESICSQSSDSGLFKAIINGGDVKAIFVGHDHTNDYIGKSDGIIMGYGRCSGYDAYAQSGYRRGARVFFIDEDNVTKFKSWERLEEN
- the yyaC gene encoding spore protease YyaC — protein: MKSCNELLCRKEDDFYFSFNVDNHGIVKCVSEILFNMIKEKREVVILCLGVDSLIGDSLGPLAGSILKKNGIDNVYGTLDKTVNTHNVLQVLSEIYGEFQNPYIIVVDAAITASDYSSDIVLKNRGFEPGECLHSRLPKIGDVSLVGVVNHEDEYENNFISLLKHCDFEIVRKMAKVISKILILTFEKLKNKENY
- a CDS encoding DUF1256 domain-containing protein, coding for MEKNKYLQKYYYEIGIEKEFSKLLCNMTQQDRDVILLCIGNPTINGDILAPLVGTLLEEKGLNNIYGTIKKPIDRNNIKIAYNYILNKYKAPYVIVIGTSFPLDFHDDKEVIILSDTPYELWTSYGNLKFGNVSFKAIFNLLDDYCGIDIIKEVGLGMIYKYARVIFKSIELYLHNQYYVK
- a CDS encoding aldo/keto reductase → MLDINSCTVLNNGVKMPWLGFGTYKIEYKDTSTQYIKMALEAGYRHIDTAAVYGNEPIVGKALNEYGIPRDKVFITSKVWNNKHGYDKTLKAFQDTLRRLDTDYLDLYLIHWPKKLNKDTWRAMEKLYKDGYIRAIGVSNFKIHHLEEIMEDSEIVPMVNQVEYHPEFPQTELHDFCKKNNIQLEAWGPLMQGKIFEIPLMKSLSEKYGKTISQIALRWDLQMNVVTIPKSINENRIKENSNIYDFEISKEDMKKIESLNTGERIGHDPDTITF
- a CDS encoding phage holin family protein is translated as MRWLGRLALFAIVLAITSFFTPGFSIRGFWTFILAAIVITALDYLVESFMKVDASPFGKGFKGFIISVIIIYLAQFLVPNMHVSIIGAVLAAIVIGVIDAIIPTRTM
- a CDS encoding recombinase family protein, encoding MRVAIYSRKSKFTGKGDSIENQIEMCKDYINNNKHKDNIEFTIYEDEGFSGGTINRPKFQKMIKDIKLNKFDILVCYRLDRISRNVADFSSTLEILQEHKVSFISIKEQFDTSTPIGKAMIYIASVFAQLERETIAERVKDNMIEMAKNGRWTGGKIPFGFSSKSKTYIDNRGLTREVHTLEINKNESEFVKFLYQKYLELGSLHKLEVYITENQLTSKNDIMFEKSSLKLILQNPVYVKANNDIIDYLRANDWKVYGEADGIHSLLTYNKTKQVVRNGKHIKIKNPKNERFAAVGKIKGFIDPELWLNVQKQFDKNRNTFPRLGKTNNALLTGKIKCGYCKKYMVVQHGKVSKSGKKLFYYVCSLKQKSHKKLCKNTNVRVDKIDYLVILSLKKLSKSKKKFINNLNQKYCSQMKNSESDIKLELNAVLSNKEKQIDRLTNALANGTGIENIIIDKIKTIKKECTEIENKLTNIRFNHSESKTAKLNLNIIENILNDCNIIDTLPHEKKKIIINALIDNIYWFGNSNKDKEKVIINFIGSDKKSKILEFENVGLDKNTPQFGSPRTCKANDMLLPP
- a CDS encoding helix-turn-helix transcriptional regulator, producing the protein MKNNIRILRKQLGLRQEDVANTLKVTRQTINAIENNKYNPTLELAMKLARLLHTTVDELFILDE